A single region of the Pararhodospirillum photometricum DSM 122 genome encodes:
- a CDS encoding prepilin-type N-terminal cleavage/methylation domain-containing protein, with the protein MCLPRPPAARDGFTLIEMSVVLVLVGLLIGGVLKGQTLIDSTRLKMTVSQWEAVRAAFMAFEDRYGALPGDAPEATVYIGGAHVTNGNGNGIIGPAGLGVSGAAGDESSRAWEHLAAAGYLSGVRLDAGNTVETSSLPARLSGLSFVIIHGRFGTTAGTGHWLRLQDTPSGAPTRNVLSGTQAMEIDSRYDDGNADSGFIVMSSFPGSGVGIADACKNADGTYASGAAQVCTPVFFLQ; encoded by the coding sequence ATGTGCCTTCCGCGCCCTCCTGCCGCCCGCGACGGTTTCACCCTGATCGAGATGTCGGTCGTGCTGGTGCTGGTGGGCCTGCTCATCGGCGGCGTGCTCAAGGGGCAAACGCTCATCGACAGCACCCGCCTCAAGATGACCGTGAGCCAGTGGGAGGCGGTGCGCGCCGCCTTCATGGCCTTTGAGGATCGCTACGGGGCCCTGCCGGGCGATGCGCCAGAGGCCACGGTCTACATCGGAGGGGCGCACGTGACCAACGGCAACGGCAACGGGATCATCGGCCCGGCGGGGCTTGGCGTCAGTGGCGCGGCCGGTGACGAGTCCTCCCGCGCCTGGGAGCACTTGGCCGCGGCCGGCTACCTGAGCGGGGTGCGCCTGGACGCGGGCAATACGGTCGAAACATCAAGCCTGCCGGCCCGCTTGTCGGGGCTGTCCTTTGTCATCATCCACGGCCGCTTTGGCACCACCGCAGGCACCGGGCATTGGCTGCGGTTGCAAGACACGCCCAGCGGGGCGCCCACCCGCAACGTGTTGTCGGGGACCCAGGCGATGGAAATCGACAGCCGCTACGACGATGGCAATGCCGATTCGGGGTTTATCGTGATGAGCAGTTTTCCGGGCAGCGGCGTGGGCATCGCCGATGCGTGTAAAAACGCCGATGGCACCTATGCCAGCGGGGCGGCCCAGGTATGTACCCCGGTGTTTTTTCTGCAATGA
- a CDS encoding type II and III secretion system protein codes for MVTRHGARIVWGMVMALGTLGACAPFDPATGLEKEDYRALAGRKTPVPDSEPPIPSLIVPVAPPLPPPEDSRRVTLIAEKPTALTTLLVDLARVADLDLDMESGITGRVVMAARERPLPQVIERLADLGNLSLTLDNGVLHAAPDRPTPATYRLDVLNLARSAESSVSTSTDVFARVSNKSQTANSGNNASESRVASHASADPWADIADSLSQILGVQETRSRAERAARASASDAASPDPKEGTRANGALSPADPVSETGSDDKTKRARGSFNINRQAGVLSVIATRAQHRQVKAYLESIRHSLATQVLIEAKVLEVSLSDQYRGGIDWAALGDNQHLTVVLPGADGVVSAPLTDTLATLTLGGAASVGGVELSALAQVISRFGAVRTLSSPRMTVTNNQTGVLKVAQNEVYFAIDTNTTINDKGTFNTYSSQINTVPIGLVMTVQPSVDPDLGRITLGLRPTISRIASQVADPAVSLQNLDVESLVPVVEVRELDSVVSIDNGAVVVMGGLMQERQDSTRRGLPWLQDVPVLGSLFRTDLSTTEVVELVVLLRASVIGGNHAAPADRTLYETFAPDPRPLSF; via the coding sequence ATGGTGACACGGCATGGGGCCAGGATCGTCTGGGGGATGGTGATGGCGCTGGGCACCCTTGGGGCGTGCGCGCCCTTCGATCCGGCCACCGGGCTGGAAAAGGAAGACTATCGCGCTCTGGCCGGTCGCAAAACCCCGGTGCCGGACAGCGAACCGCCGATCCCCTCCCTGATCGTTCCCGTCGCGCCTCCCTTGCCGCCCCCGGAAGACAGCCGACGCGTCACCCTGATCGCCGAAAAGCCCACGGCGCTGACCACGCTGTTGGTAGATCTAGCGCGAGTCGCCGACTTGGACCTGGACATGGAGTCCGGCATCACCGGCCGGGTGGTCATGGCCGCCCGCGAGCGTCCGCTGCCCCAGGTGATCGAGCGGCTGGCCGACCTTGGCAACCTTTCGCTCACCTTGGACAATGGGGTCTTGCACGCGGCCCCCGACCGCCCGACCCCCGCGACCTACCGTCTGGACGTTCTCAACTTGGCGCGCTCGGCGGAAAGCAGCGTCTCGACCTCGACCGATGTGTTCGCCCGCGTGTCCAACAAGAGCCAAACCGCAAACAGCGGCAACAACGCCTCGGAAAGCCGGGTGGCCTCGCACGCCAGCGCCGACCCCTGGGCCGATATCGCCGATAGCTTGAGCCAGATCCTGGGCGTGCAGGAAACCCGGTCCCGGGCCGAGCGGGCGGCCCGGGCGTCGGCGTCGGATGCCGCATCCCCCGACCCCAAGGAGGGCACCCGCGCCAACGGCGCCCTCTCCCCGGCGGACCCTGTGAGCGAAACCGGTTCGGACGACAAGACAAAACGGGCGCGCGGCAGCTTCAACATCAACCGTCAAGCGGGGGTGTTGAGCGTGATCGCGACCCGGGCCCAGCATCGGCAGGTCAAGGCCTATCTCGAGAGCATTCGGCACTCTCTGGCCACTCAGGTGTTGATTGAGGCCAAGGTCTTGGAGGTCTCGCTCTCCGATCAGTATCGGGGCGGCATCGACTGGGCGGCGCTGGGTGACAACCAACACCTCACTGTGGTGTTGCCCGGGGCCGATGGCGTGGTCTCGGCCCCCCTGACCGACACGCTGGCGACCCTGACCCTGGGGGGGGCGGCCAGTGTGGGCGGGGTGGAGCTGTCGGCGCTGGCCCAGGTCATCAGTCGCTTCGGAGCGGTGCGCACCTTGTCGAGCCCGCGCATGACGGTGACCAATAACCAGACCGGCGTGCTCAAGGTGGCGCAAAACGAAGTCTATTTCGCCATCGACACCAACACGACCATCAACGACAAGGGCACCTTCAACACCTACTCCAGCCAAATCAACACCGTGCCCATTGGCCTTGTCATGACGGTGCAGCCCAGTGTGGATCCAGATCTGGGCCGGATCACCCTTGGATTACGCCCCACCATCTCGCGCATTGCCTCGCAGGTCGCCGACCCGGCGGTGTCCTTGCAAAATCTCGACGTCGAGTCCCTGGTGCCGGTGGTTGAGGTGCGCGAGCTCGACTCGGTGGTCAGCATCGACAATGGGGCCGTGGTCGTCATGGGCGGCCTGATGCAAGAACGCCAAGACAGCACGCGCCGTGGGCTGCCCTGGCTCCAGGATGTCCCGGTCTTGGGGTCACTGTTTCGCACCGACCTTTCAACCACCGAAGTGGTCGAGTTGGTCGTGCTGTTGCGGGCCAGCGTCATTGGCGGCAACCACGCCGCCCCGGCCGATCGCACCCTCTATGAGACCTTCGCCCCCGATCCCCGCCCGCTCTCGTTCTGA
- a CDS encoding prepilin peptidase, with translation MVGLGLGLGAGAAGATLGFPGGLAGVGLVSVILAVALIDLDHAVVHDSLALALVLQAVAWRWSLEGLTPDPLVRGLLVFLAAQAMRWLYRRVRGREGLGGGDPAVIAAAALAVSWDSLPLLLSGTGGLALGHIALRAAVSRVRGESGPVTCPLAPSLLATLSVLLSLELITRGHMLSFRVFFGA, from the coding sequence ATGGTGGGGCTGGGGCTGGGGCTGGGTGCCGGCGCGGCCGGCGCCACCCTCGGCTTTCCCGGTGGGCTGGCCGGGGTGGGGCTGGTCAGTGTGATCCTGGCCGTGGCCTTGATCGACCTGGATCACGCGGTGGTCCACGATTCCCTGGCCCTGGCCCTGGTGTTGCAGGCGGTGGCTTGGCGCTGGTCCCTGGAGGGCCTGACCCCTGACCCGCTGGTCCGGGGCCTCCTGGTGTTTCTCGCCGCCCAGGCGATGCGCTGGCTTTATCGCCGCGTTCGGGGGCGCGAAGGCCTGGGGGGCGGGGATCCGGCGGTGATCGCGGCGGCGGCCCTGGCCGTGTCGTGGGACTCTCTGCCGCTTTTGCTCAGTGGGACCGGGGGGCTGGCCCTGGGCCACATCGCCTTGCGCGCCGCGGTGTCTCGCGTTCGAGGCGAAAGCGGTCCCGTCACGTGCCCCCTAGCCCCCTCCCTTCTGGCAACACTCTCGGTTCTCTTGAGTCTTGAGCTTATTACTCGTGGTCACATGCTTTCGTTTCGCGTGTTTTTTGGCGCCTGA
- a CDS encoding methionine ABC transporter permease, which translates to MSPTLLPLLLDSLWETLVMVGASSALSALLGIPLGVLLLVTNRGQILARPLFNQVLGMIVNATRSTPFIILMVAIIPLTRLIVGTSIGTAAATVPLVIAATPFVARLVEASLREVDAGLIEAAQAMGATPQQIICKVLIPEALPGIIAGLTITVVSLIGYSAMAGAVGGGGLGDLGIRYGYQRFQPEVMIAVVVVLIALVSLVQTAGDRLAQRLNKRAPQGRQAA; encoded by the coding sequence ATGTCGCCGACACTGCTGCCGCTGCTGCTTGACTCCCTATGGGAGACCCTCGTCATGGTGGGGGCTTCCAGCGCCCTTTCCGCCCTTTTGGGGATCCCCCTGGGTGTGCTGCTGCTGGTAACAAACCGGGGGCAAATTCTGGCACGCCCGCTGTTCAACCAAGTTCTGGGGATGATCGTCAACGCCACGCGCTCGACGCCGTTCATCATCTTGATGGTGGCGATCATCCCTCTCACCCGCCTGATCGTGGGAACCTCCATTGGCACCGCCGCCGCGACCGTGCCGCTGGTCATCGCCGCCACCCCCTTTGTCGCCCGGCTGGTGGAAGCCTCGTTGCGCGAGGTGGACGCGGGACTGATTGAAGCGGCCCAGGCCATGGGCGCCACGCCGCAACAGATCATTTGCAAGGTCCTGATCCCCGAGGCCCTGCCCGGCATCATCGCCGGCCTCACCATCACCGTGGTCAGCCTGATCGGCTATTCGGCCATGGCCGGTGCCGTGGGCGGGGGCGGCCTGGGTGACCTCGGCATCCGCTACGGCTACCAGCGCTTCCAACCCGAGGTCATGATCGCCGTGGTGGTGGTGCTGATCGCTCTGGTCAGCTTGGTGCAAACGGCCGGCGACCGCTTGGCCCAGCGGTTGAACAAACGCGCACCGCAGGGACGACAGGCGGCCTGA